DNA from Candidatus Bathyarchaeota archaeon:
TATTACCCTCTGCTTCAGCCATTTCCATTTAGCATTTTTCCGTCGAGTTCAGAAAAGAAACCGTCGTATTCTTAACAGACCAAATCTTCGTTTAGGATTGCCTGCAGCAACTGCTTCTTTAGCACAACAAAATAGGGGGGGGGGGGGGTAGGAAGCGCACGCGCGCCAATATCTTTGAAGAATAAGAGACAGTCTTATCATAGTGCTGTGTTACCTTTCATCATGTCAATTAAGACTGCCTAGCGACTAGACTCCACTGGTCGACATAAAGAACATAAGTGAGGGGTGATGTAATTACTTAATTCATCTCTTAGGTGGATAAGATTATGATCGACAAAAAAGCTAGAGATCTTCTCGGGACAATCCTCGAATCCTTTGGCCCAGCGGGTTTTGAACGAGAAACAGCTACAATCATAAAGAGAAACGTCAAAAAGTACGCTGATAAAGTAACCACAGACAAGTTAGGTTCTGTAATCTTCAGTCATGAAGGCACAGACAAACGGCCTAGAGTCCTGCTTACGGGACACATTGACGAAGTCGGGTTTGTAATCTCTGGAATAGATGACAAAACAGGCTTCCTAACATTCAACCCCCTAGGCGGATGGTGGGACCAAGTACTTCTCTCACAACGAGTCGTAATAAGAACTGAGAAAGGAGATATCCAAGGCATCATAGCCGCAAAACCGCCACATCTCCTATCCGCAGAAGAGAGAAAGAAGGTAGTTGAGAAGAAGTCTATGCACATAGACATAGGAGCTACAAGCAAGAAAGAAGCAGAGAATATGGGAGTCAAAATAGGTGATCCCGTAGTGCCCTGGTCCCCCTTCTCAACCATCAAAAACGGCAAGTTAGGTATGGGAAAGGCCTTCGATGACAGGATAGGAGCCTTCGTTATCATGGAAGTCCTGCGCGAAATCGCTGAAAAGAACATCAAGCACCCAAACACCTTCTACGGTGCAGCAACGGTTCAAGAGGAAGTTGGCGCAAGAGGCGCCGCAACAGTTGCACATCTCGTCGATCCAGACGTGGCCATAGTTCTGGAAGTCGATATTGCAGGAGATGTGCCCGGAGTAAAACCCAGCGAGGCGCCCACAAAGATCGGGAAAGGCCCATCACTACTGACGTATGACCGCTCCATGATTCCCAATCAGCCTCTAAAACAATTCGTGATCAATACGGCCAAGAAGATGAAGATTCCCTTACAGTTGTCAATGGTTGCAGCTGGTGGAACAGACGCCAGCAGAATTCATATGAGTCGAGCTGGGTGCCCAAGCATCGTAATAGGCATCCCAACTCGGCACATTCACTCTCACGTTGGAATCTTGAGCTTCGAGGATGTGGAAAAAACAACAAAACTGATATTAGGGCTTGTGAAACTTCTCAGCAAAAAGAAGGTTGATAGCTTCACAGCTTTCTAGAGAACGCGCATGTAATATGCGCACAATTGAAAATTCAGTAGAGACAAAAAGAGTTAAAGCTCTATTGAAATAACTACTGCTCCGGTTAGTGATAATGGATCTTCTGTTATTGGTTCCACTTACTCCTTATGTTCTAATTCTTGGTGGTTTTACTGCAGCTTCTTGGTTGATTGGGAAACTTTCCAAGTCAGCTCCGGTTGCGGGAGCGCCTATTAGTGCTGCGATGAAGATTATGTTGCTCTTTGGATTTCTTGTGGGGGTTCTCATGTTAGCGACTGCGGCAGGTGTCTGGCTGAGTCAGGCTTGGGATTCCGGTACGCGTTACCTTTTAGTAGTTACCGGTTTGGCCTTGGTTCTGAAACCTTTGAAGGACGTTCCTTGGGCGGCTTTGATAGGATTGGTGATAGGAGGTTCGTGTGCTGGTTTGGTCTACATCTTGTATCCATTGCCTGAAACTGTTTTGGGCATCTCGTCAACTTGGGTGTACTTGGCAATCTTCCTAATCCCAACTTTGCTGGCTTACATCTTTTTCAAGTTTGCAGAAGACCTTCTGAAGCTGGTGGGCACGATCTTGGCTTCAAGACCTGTTGTCACCATCTTAGGCATCTTATGCCTTCTTCAAGGCGTACTTCTGCTTTTGAACATGAGCATATTCACGAGTTTTCTCCCGTAGGATCGAAGATAGCGCGCACGTGACGATTATAACCAAAAATCCGGAGCCACGGATATTCTGATTATGTGAACTTATAGCCTTTTCAGAGATAGTCGGTATGCTGCTACCCCTAACGCAAATAGAATCATGCCTGAGATTGACATGTAGACGATTTCTGGCATTATCGCTTCAAAGGGAAGATTTTTTGTCATAATACCCTGCATGGCATTGACCAGTTTCGTGAACGGAAGAGCCTCCCCAAAAATTTGAGCCGACTGTGGCATTATAGAGAGAGGGAAGAAGGCCCCGATGAAAAATTGGAGTGGCACGCTGATTAAAACTGCGACTGAATTGGCAGCCTCTTCGTTTTTTGCAAGAGAGGAGATTATTAGTCCGAGCCCTATTGCAGAAAGTGCCCCTAAGAAAATTGACAACACAATTGCTGGAATATTCCAGTAGAGGTTAACCTGAAAAAGAAGTATGCCACTAGCAAGCATGATGGACGCAGATAAATAGACGATTGCCAAGCAGGAGACGACCTTTCCCGCTAGAACAGTTACGGGAGAGACCGGTGCGATAATCATTCGCTGAAAAGTTCCTTTTGTACGCTCACTTGCAATCGACACAGAAGCATGGTTTAGCCCGCTCCAAAGGAGGACAAGGCCAAGTGTGCCTGGAACCATGTAGTCAATCCACCTTAGCTGGCGTCCGGAGACATCTGCTTCAATGGTTGAAACTGTAATCGGATCGGCGAGAACTTCAGCGTAACCTTGAAGGCTCTCTGGGATTTGATCAATCGCAATTTTTTGATATTCTCTTATGAATCCGGAGATGAAGCCAAGAATACTCTGCTGTGCGATTATAGAGCCTGTGGGGTCGCTTGGGTCAGTGTATATACCAAAGTGGGCTTTTGTTGGGATTGGCATTCCTAAGCTGTCTGTATACTGGAAGGAGAGTGTTTCTGTAAAGTTAGCTGGTATAACCACAGCAATCTTGATCTGCTCGCGGCTTATATCATATGCAGCAGTGCCATTGGCGTCTTTATCGCCGTACGCATCGTATTCGTAAACGGTGAAGTTGACGTCTTTCAGCGCTTGAACAAATGCGTCTCCAATTGTACTGTTTTGGGAGGCGGTGCCATTTACATAAATCGTTTTTGCGTCAAGGTTGACTGTTCCGACTCGAATTCGGCCTGTTTCTCCTGTGCCTTGAGTGCCGAACGTGAAGCCAATTATCATCAGGAAAAACAGAGGAAAGATCAATGTGAAGAAGATGGCGGTTTTGTTTCGTGCAATTCCAAGAAAATCTGTTTTTGCAATTGCGAATACTTGATTTATCGTTCTCTTGAGTTTCATAATTGTTCTCCCTCTTCTCTCAAGCTTCGTCCTGTGAGTAAAATGAACACGTCTTCAAGCGTGACTCGAGAAAGTTCAATAGACAGGATTTTTATTCCCACAGAGGAGATAGCCGATACAACGTCTGGCAGGACATCCTCTGCTCTTCTTGTGATTATTTTTAATGCTTCAACTTCTTCATTTTCGTCATAAGCCCTGTAAGACCTTTTGACTCCTGAAATCTCTTTCACCGCCTTTATCAGTTTCAAGGTTATTTTATCTGGAACTACGGTTATGGTGTTTTCCATCTTGACCTTTTTAATGAGTTGACGAGGGCTGCCTAGCGCGATGATTCTGCCCCTGTCCATAATTGCCACTTGACTGCATAGTTCTTCCGCTTCATCTATCATGTGCGTTGTTAGCATTATGGTTTTTCCCTCCTTATGCAAGGCCTGAATAATTTCCCAAAGAGCTAACTTGTTTTTAGGATCAAGTCCGGCAGTAGGTTCGTCTAAAAGGATAACTTGAGGCTCATGGAGAAGGGCAGCAGCTATGTTGACGCGGCGTTTCATGCCACCAGAGTAAGTGAAAATGTGACGTCTTACAGCTTTTTCGTCCAGCTGAGTGAACTTCAAAAGTTCCTCAATTCTATTCTTGAGTTTGCCTCCTGTCAATCCGTAAAGTTTTCCAAAAAAGGCGAGGTTTTCACGAGCATTCATGTAATCGTACAAAACAATATCTTGCGGAACAACGCCTAGCAATTCTTTCACCTTCATAGGCTCGTCTTGAATGTTGAATCCCCCAACTTTAATTGTGCCTGAAGTGGGGTTTATCATTCCACAAAGCATCTTTGTAAGCGTAGACTTTCCAGCGCCATTAGGTCCCAGCAAGCCAAAAAGTTCTCCTCTCACAACGTTCATAGAGACATCGTCCATGGCAATCGTGTCTTCGAAATATTTAGTAATTGAATTTACTTCAATGTCATCAAAATTCATGGTTTCAGCATCCTTTCTGCACGTTCCTATTCATACGAGTTTTAGTTTAAATCTTTAGGGATAATACATGCGCGCGCGTTTACTATAATCAAATGCTAGCATTCCAGATTTTCCAAAATTCTTCTTCGTAGAGATTGGCAGTGTGGTTCCCATAGACAACAATCAAATTCTCATTATTACGTTCTTCTCCGTTTGCTGACCAGTTGAAACTTCCAGTCAGAACGACTTCCGTCAACAACCATGACTTTGTTGTGCATAGATTGCGAATTTGTGTTGTTTCTAACATCGACTCCATTACTCTTTAATCTCTGATATTCGCTATACCCACTTATCTGGCTCTTCTCAAAAACAACTTTCACGTCTATGCTTCGGTTGTGAGCGTCAACTAAAGCGTGTCCGATCGAGTCAAGCGTGAAACTGTATATGAGAATGAATACTGAGGAGTTCGCTTTTTCAATCCAATTGATGACTGCTTGTTCGCACCCCCCGTTTGGAGAAAAGTAAACACCTCTAATTTCACTACCCGCTAGAGCAAGCTCATAATCATCTTCAAGTTGCTCATATGCTTGTTGAAGTTGATAGTATGATAAGTTCAAAGAGTCACGTTTGATTTGTAGAACCTCATACCACTGCTCAAGCAGTTCATAAATGTCTTGAAGTGTCTCGTGAGTTTGATTCAAAGACTCATAGCTGGTTTGCAATAGACCATACTCTGCCAAAAGCTCACCATAATCCATTATCAGTTGGTTGTAAGTTGCATTGAAATCACTGTATTCAGTTTGCATCGTTGAAATCTCTGATTCCAACCTAGAGGTTTCAGACTGGAGTGAGAAAATTTGAGGAAGAGAAATTGAATATCCAATCCCAGATCCAATCAACAGAGACAATATTATTGGAGCAAGCAACTTTGTATTCATAAACACACCATTCTAAGAATAGAAGTTTCGTTCTTATGGCTTTTAGATAGGCTCGTGCGTGCATGTACAAATATCTGTTTCACTCCTCCCTCTCAGCTTTGCTGGTTGTCGTTGCTTAGAAGCCCCTAAATATTGATTTGAGAAAGCACTGTTCTATGGTGTATCGGAAAAGTTTGAGTGATGTTTGGTGTTGCAGTTGGAACTGCGGCTTCGCACATAGGGACTTGGAGGAGGTAGTTGAACATGAAAACAAGGAACATGGCTGAACTTTGCTTAAAGGAGTGCTCTCATTGTAAAGAACGGGTTATCATTAGTTATGCATGTCCTAAGTGCAGGGTTAGAACCTGTATGCTCTGTGCGATAGAAAACGACTGGAAATGCCCGAATTGTAATGTAGATGTTGTTTGAAAACAAGACAGTTAATTTATTTTGCAGTTCCTCTTTTTCGATGACTCATAGACAACCACTCTTAATGCTGGTACGTTGGGATAACGCACATATATGACTGAGCAAGCCTCATTTTCGCACTGGTACTTGCTCTTTTTCGTTCTCTTCACTAAGGGCTTTCCACACTCTGGACATTTAGCCATCTCAAATCACTGTAGTCTTAGTCACAGGTCAGCAAACTTATTGCTTGTGAATTTGAAATACATAAGTAGAGTATCATCAGCGTCAGGAAGCATGCTTATTTCTCGCATAGGATAAATGTCGTATGTCTTGCATGCATGCATGGCTCTGTGAAATAGTAAAGAATGTTCTCGGCAATCTGCCCAGGTATCACACCTTTAAAGTCTAATCCGTAGCGTTTGTCTCTATTCGGGATATTCCAAGCGTTAAAGAGTTGAAGGCTGTCTGGAACCAGATCCATTTGCGCACGCGTTTCCACATCTTAATTCTTCGCGCGTGTTTATGGCTATAGTAGGAGTCTTGTCCCAACTCCTGTCTTCTTCGCTTTCTCGTAGATAAGGACAGCTGCTGCCATGTCTTCTATAGCTAGACCTAAGTGCATTGACATGATGCGTTCTTGAGGGTTTTCGCGACCAGGTTTTTCGCCGCTAATGATCTCGTTTAATTCTGCGTATACAGGCGGTATTTTGGAGAAGTATCCTAGTTTCTTGTAATATATCAGCTGATCGTTGTCGTCGGTGCAAAATTTGTCCATTGATTGCATGGCTTCTGGCTTCCAGTATGAATCGAAGTCTAGGGGGCACGCGAAGCCGCCGTCCGTGAGCCATGATGCTTCAATTACTGGTTGTGGCTGTTTCAGAATTGGCCCTGCCGTTACAACTATGTCGCAGTGTTCAACCGCTTTTCTGGGCGAGTTAACGGGGGTAACTTTTATTTCAAATTTGGTGGTCATCTCTTTTGCATATGTCCGCAGGTTTTTCTCGTTGATGTCGTAAGCCTTTACCTCTTCTAGGGTCTTGCACACGACTGTTAGGGCTTCGAGGTTGCTTCTGCCTTGAACACCACATCCGAGGATACCCAAGGCTTTCGAGTTTTCTCTAGCCAAGTGTTTAGCTGCAATGGCGGTTGCTGCGCCGGTTCGTTTAGCTGTTATCCAAGTGCAGTCCATAACGCAAGTCGGGATGCCTGTTTTAAGGTCGTTCAAGATGAGCAGCCCAGATATGTATGGCAAGTCACGTTTGGGGTTTTCTGGAAATCCGCTGACCCATTTGACTCCTGCTGACTTCATCTTGTGTATGTAAGCTGGCATGGCGTGGATGAAGGCGTTTCTCTGAGGATGTATACCATGTTTGGGTGGCACCTCAACTTTTCCCTTTGCTTTTTCTCGGAAAGCTTCTTCAACGATTCGAATGATCTCTTCGATTGAGATGTTTAGTCTCTCTATGTCAAGTCGAGATAGGTATAGAATTCCTCCCTTAGACTTCATGGATGATACCGTGTCGAAATTGGGAGGCAAAACAGAAAAACTTTGTGCGTATTACCAAGTTTTCCCATAGTTTGTAGCAGCAATAACCACACCAAATATTCTAAGTTCCCCATTGTCATTCAAGCAAAAGTTCGACTGACTGGCAGGGTCGACCTCCTGAGAGCCATAGGATAAGGCGATAACAACCAAATCAAAAATGTCCATATCCCCATTCTAAACTCCAAACCATCCTTGCAAGAGTAAATACAGTTCCAATATTGATTGTCGTTTCATAACTGACTTATTTAGTCTGAATATTTACAAGGCATAGTGAGCAAAACACTATGAGCCTAGAACTAAAAAAACTGCAGAAGAAGGAAACTGAACTCAGAAATGAGCTGCAGTCATTGAGCGAAAAAGAAGGAATCCTAGGTGAAAAAACCAAGATATTTGAAGAAAAACTGTTAATTCACAAATCAAGAAAAAAGCTCATAGCGGAGCATAACTCAGTTAGGCAATTTGCAGGAGCACAGGCTAAGTTAAAGAAACTTGAAGAAAGATTAAGCGAAAGAAAAGAGTATCCCCGAGACTTTAGCGAAATTCAAATCCAACAAGCTGAGCAACAACAGATTAAAACAGCAGTGGAGGAAAAAACCTTTCCACCTAAAAGTAATTCAACGCCTAAAAATCGCCTGCGCTTAAATGGAAATCTAGTTTTTTCTTGGAGCTACAAGAAGCTATCTTGACGTGCGCGCATGACTTGAGGATAGCCCACCTCTACGGTTTACATGCTTCTTCAAGGTTGGTACGACTTTAGGGTGCGCACCAGAATATTTCCTTCTACATTTTCAAAACTTGAGTAATAACAAGAGCAATAATGTAGAAGACTATTGCTATGGGAAAAATTATCCAGATCTCAAGGAGATTGATTAATACGCCTAATATTATCGGCATCACTATGCCTATGATGCTCATAGGAATGAATTGTAGGCTGTAGGCAGTTCCTCTTGACTTTGGTGGTATGATTTTTGCGACTAACGAAGTTGTGATCGGCATAGTCATAATATTGAAGAAACCATAAACAAGATAAAACAGTACAGTTTGGATCGTTGAAGTCGAGACGAACATGCAGAACAATGCAACAGACACCGTTGAAATAATCAACGTAAGGGATCTTTTCCAGCCAAATTTATCTCCTACGTAACCTCCTATGATGACGCTTGCCAAACCAATTAGAGGACTTAAACCGAAAATGATGCTTGCCAAACTGGCATCTAGCCCTTTACTTTCAGTGAGATAGGTTGTTAAATATGTTGAAATGGTTCCACCCGCGGCACTTCTAAAAAGCATCAGTAGAAGAAAAGACAAGAAAGTGACAGATAAAACATCCTTTAACGGCGTAGTCAAACCTTTCCCTTTTGTCTCACTATCCTCCACAGGAGAAGGCTCATTCATATTCACAAACAAGGCTACAACTGCAATAACAAATATTGGCACAGCCCAAATTAGGTAAACGTATCTCCATTCAAGCCAACTTAGAATAAGTCCTAATGTGATAGGCCCAAGAGCAATCCCAAGAGTACCGCTTGCGCCGTGAAAACCTAACCCTCTACTCAAGAAATCTGAAGGTATAACATTAGTGGTTGCACTCAAAGCCGGCGGATGATAAAAGGTTGATGCCAGGGCAGTTAAGGAAAAACATAGAACAATAGCCTCCACAGTGGGAAATAACAAGACCAAAGAAGCAGCAAGCACTTGCAAAAACAAACTGAACGATATGAGCTTCGTGTGACCTAAGCGATCAGCAAGCAAGCCACTCGGAATTGAAAAAACCAGCGAGAAAACTCGAGGAATAGACACAATAATACTTGCAATGACAATAGATAGCCCATATTCACTAATTAGAATAGGTAAGAGAGCAAGGGGAAGATTTGTGTACACATGAAGCAAAGTATGAGAAGCACACAAAAAAAGCAATCTTGGTTTAAGATCCCCTCTTATCATAAACACACCATGCATGAGATGTGCAGTCTAATATGATATAAAATATAAAATCTTTAACACCCAACGAACGCGTGCGCATCCGCAACCCAAAAGCTTTCTTAAGAGTTTTCGTGACTACTAGTATGCGATCAGAATGCTTGGAGAAGAACTTTGATGAGTAAAGCAATCAGGATGGCTAGGATTTCAGCCCGGGGCGGATTCAACCTTTTCTGGGGCGTAGCAGCTTCCTCAATCATCTCCGCCATAGGCGTTATACTCGTAGCAAGGCTTCTATCTCCACCTAAATACGGTATCCTTACAGTCGCCTTGTTAGCTCCAAATCTCATCTCAACGTTCAGAAGTTGGGGCGTGAACTCTGCGATGATAAAATACACCGCTCAATACAAGGCAGAACATAGAATGGCAGAGGTTAAAAGCATCTTGGCTGCAGGAGTGCTTTTTGAACTCGTTTCAGGCTTCGCTCTAACCTTCATTTCCTTCATGCTTTCCGGCTTCTTGGCAACAAACATTTTCCACCGCCCTGAAATAGAACCTTTAATCCGAGTAGCGTCCTTCATCATCTTTGCAGGAGCCCTCATAACAGCTGCTCAATCCGCTTTCATAGGCTACGAAAAAATGGAGTTCAACAGCATTACGATGATATGCCGATCTGTCATCAAAACCGCTCTAATGCCTCTCCTTGTAGTCCTGGGCTTCGAAGTTTTCGGGGCAACTCTCGGATCCACAATAGCTTTCCTGATAGCTGGGTTAATCAGCATACTAATCCTCTACTTAGCCCTTTACAAGAATCTCCACAGACTAGACGACGCCAAATTAAACATTCTAGAAACAATGAAAACCATGCTCAAATATGGGCTGCCCTTGTCAATTTCAGTCATTCTAGGCGGGTTTCTTGTACAATTCTACAGTTTCCTAATGGCTATCTACTGCACGGACCTCTTAATCGGCAACTACCAAGTTGCAGCGAACTTCGCCATTCTAATCACATTCTTTGCAACACCGATAGTCACAGTGCTGTTCCCCGCTTTCTCCAAACTAAATCCCGAAAAAGACACGGAAACACTGAGAAACGTTTTCCAGTTTTCAGTAAAATTCGCTGCTCTCCTCGTCGTGCCAGCAGCAGCAGCTGTCATAGTCCTATCGCAACCAGCTATTTCCACGCTCTTTGGAGAAGAATACACTTATGCACCACTCTATCTAACCCTACTCGCCATCAACTACCTATACTCAGCATTCGGAAACCTAAGCCTCGGAGCCCTCATAAACGGCCAGGGAAAAACAAAATTCAATTTAAGACTGACCCTAATCACGGCAGCCATAGGTTTTCCACTGAGCCTACTCTTAATCCCAAGATTCGGAATCATAGGTCTAATTGCAACCGCCCTTACCGCTGGAATTCCAAGCCTAATCATAGGACTCTGGTACATAAAAAAACACTTTAAAGCCACAATCGACTGGGCCTCGTCATCCAAAATACTGTCAGCATCTGCACTTGCAGCCACAATCACTTACATAATAATATCTCAACTGAGCCTAGCCAGCTGGATAAGACTAATCATCGGAGCGACAGCTTTCCTAATTGCCTACACAACAACGGCTCTACTAATAGGAGCAGTTAACAAAGCTGACATACAAAACCTGAAAGAAATGCTAAATGAGTTAGGACCGATTTCTCACATGTTAAAGCCTTTACTAGATATAATCGAAAAACTTGCACCTCACAATGAAAGACACAACAATCACATAACATAAAACCTCTCCTAAAAAACCCAATGCTTCAACCCCCTCACAACGCTTAAGCCTCCTCCTAAACTCACCCTCCCTTCCGCTTAATAGCATCTACTACACCCAAACGAACATAATCCCCATCTCAACACCCAACAACTCCGACCCCCCTCGGGATAGTGACCTTCCAGCCATGAGGGTTTAAACTAGGATTTGAGGCTATTTCCATCACCTTTTGATGAGAAGAAGCGTTTTTCTTGGGTTTTTAGAGTTTATCGCACACTCATTTTCGATAAAGAATGAAAACTCCTAACAACATGGCTAGCCCAGCCAGTAACTGAATAAGAGTAAAGGCTTCTCTAAGAAAGGCGAAAGCAAAAATTGCACCAAAGAGAGAGGACGTAGAAAAAATGACTCCTGTTCGCATAGCACCAATTTCTCTTAATGCAAAAAGAAATAACAAAATAGAGAAGGCGATGCTGAAGGCTCCTACCGACAATATGTATGGTATTGAAGTTACGGGAATAATAAAACTAACTCTAAGAAGAAGAGACATAACTAGCAGAACAGCACCACCGATGGAGCATTTCAATCCAGTTACCATCACGATATCTCGCTTCTTGCTCAGAAATTTGCTCAGGTTATTATCCATACCCCAAAACAAACAAGCACCTATTATCAGTAAACTACCAACAACTTCTTTGGTTAGAGTAAGCCTATCAAATTCACCATTTGTTGTAATAAACACAACTCCGAGAAGCAAGAGAAAAATACCAAAATAGTCCTTTCTCGCTCCCCGCTCTTGCAGAAAAGCAAAAGCAATCAGAACAGTGAACAATGATTCTGTGCTAAGGAGCAATGCAGCATTAATCGCCGTAATTTCGCTAAGGCCATGCAAAAGCATTAATGGTGCAATGATTGAGCCACAAAGAATAACAAGGGCAAGAATTCTGTAATCTTTTTTTGATATGCTAGTTTCAGTTTCCGTGGGGGTTTCAAATAGAGCGAGAACCTTCCTGTGAAGTGGAGAAAGGTGAACTATGAATAGGAAAATGCCACCGACAAAATAAATCATCCCAGCAACGATCAAAGGATTAACAGCTTCTAAAGTAATTTTGTTCAGAGTTGAACTTGCTCCAAACAAAATCGCTGACACAATAGCGCCTACATATCCCCAATGGTGAGTCAAGTAACATCCCTCTTATTATGTAGGTTAGGTTCAGCTAATGCTTTTCTACATTTCTTTGGGAGATGAGCGCTCTGGCGTGGATGTTTTCTAATCCTAAGGAGATTCTGGAAAAATAGACTTTAATAATAGCTACAGCTATCTTGGAGAGGCGAACTTTGTGAAGTGGGTAACTCGCGAATTTGTTCATGTGGACAGAACAGCATGTCCATGGCTTATCAAAAAGTTCATAGACCCACAAGCAGAATTCATCTTTGTGCCTACAGAGAAAATAGAAGAGATAGTAAAAAACCAAGGGGCAACACCTTTTGACGCATCAGGAGTGAAGCTTGGACATAGAGAAGGCAAATGCAGCTTCGAAACCATAATAGATGAGTACAAGCTTGAAGACCCGGTGCTCCATGAACTCGCAAAAACCGTCCATTCTGCAGATACCCGTGACACTGATCTAGCGCCTGAAGGAATAGGATTAAGTGCAATAATGACTGGCGCGAGATTTAATGTGAAAGACGATTTTGAAGCGATTGAGAAAGCTGCTTATGTTTATGACGCGCTCTACAGCTATTGCAAATTCAAGCTACTTCGCCGAAAATACAAAGATGAATTAGAGAAAATGAACAGGAAACAGCAAAGGGAATTCCTAACAGAGAAAATGCGAGAATGAACAATAAACATGCACTCTGATTTTGCAGAATTCTAGTGTGTACGATTACATCTGATCTACAAAGCTTCGACCAGTGTAACAAGGATGAAAGCATGATAGAAATTCGTAGCTTCGACGGGATTGCCTATATTGAACTCCTTCTGTATGCGTTTATGATTGAACCTTTGGTGGTATTAGATATATTCGAAGTTGCCCTTTTGTAACCTTCAAATTTATTGTCTGATCCACCCCACTTATGGCTGAAACAGCGAGCAAGTTTCGTATCCCGCTTTTTCTCACGCCCAAAACTATTTCAGCCGTTTCTTTAGTCAGTTCGACCTCAAGGTGAGTAATCTTCCATTGATCGAGGTCGAATATGAGCTCCTTAACCTTGCCCACATCCAGATCTTCGCAGACGATTTTCTTTCCGAGAATTTCTTCACCTTTCATATCCATGTAAATCACGCAGTAGCTTTTGAGTCAAAATTATAAAAGATTTCTGGTTGGTCGCGCTGAAGATTTGAATCTGACTAAGCAAGATACTTAAGGGAACTTTGAGCAGCCAGAGACGTGCCGAGCAAAGAACGGGCAAACTCTGATGCGTGTGCATGGCTAATCTATTGTGTAACTGAGTGATACCAACTGATCAGGTATTCTGGTAATTTCAACCCTTTTCTATTCAACGTTTCTATTAACCTAACTGGCAACGGGCTTAAAACGTATGCTACTCTCATATAGAACCTTCGAGGCTGACCTGGCTTAACCTTTTCTTCTAGAGTTATTTTGAAATCCGACTTTTTAGCTAATGTTGATGTTTCTTTACCAGTAATTGACATTACAATTCCGTTCAACTTTTTGAAAATTTCAAGCCAACTGATAACCGGTTTAGTCTCCC
Protein-coding regions in this window:
- a CDS encoding chromate resistance protein; this translates as MKWVTREFVHVDRTACPWLIKKFIDPQAEFIFVPTEKIEEIVKNQGATPFDASGVKLGHREGKCSFETIIDEYKLEDPVLHELAKTVHSADTRDTDLAPEGIGLSAIMTGARFNVKDDFEAIEKAAYVYDALYSYCKFKLLRRKYKDELEKMNRKQQREFLTEKMRE
- a CDS encoding flippase — translated: MSKAIRMARISARGGFNLFWGVAASSIISAIGVILVARLLSPPKYGILTVALLAPNLISTFRSWGVNSAMIKYTAQYKAEHRMAEVKSILAAGVLFELVSGFALTFISFMLSGFLATNIFHRPEIEPLIRVASFIIFAGALITAAQSAFIGYEKMEFNSITMICRSVIKTALMPLLVVLGFEVFGATLGSTIAFLIAGLISILILYLALYKNLHRLDDAKLNILETMKTMLKYGLPLSISVILGGFLVQFYSFLMAIYCTDLLIGNYQVAANFAILITFFATPIVTVLFPAFSKLNPEKDTETLRNVFQFSVKFAALLVVPAAAAVIVLSQPAISTLFGEEYTYAPLYLTLLAINYLYSAFGNLSLGALINGQGKTKFNLRLTLITAAIGFPLSLLLIPRFGIIGLIATALTAGIPSLIIGLWYIKKHFKATIDWASSSKILSASALAATITYIIISQLSLASWIRLIIGATAFLIAYTTTALLIGAVNKADIQNLKEMLNELGPISHMLKPLLDIIEKLAPHNERHNNHIT
- a CDS encoding DMT family transporter is translated as MTHHWGYVGAIVSAILFGASSTLNKITLEAVNPLIVAGMIYFVGGIFLFIVHLSPLHRKVLALFETPTETETSISKKDYRILALVILCGSIIAPLMLLHGLSEITAINAALLLSTESLFTVLIAFAFLQERGARKDYFGIFLLLLGVVFITTNGEFDRLTLTKEVVGSLLIIGACLFWGMDNNLSKFLSKKRDIVMVTGLKCSIGGAVLLVMSLLLRVSFIIPVTSIPYILSVGAFSIAFSILLFLFALREIGAMRTGVIFSTSSLFGAIFAFAFLREAFTLIQLLAGLAMLLGVFILYRK